AGTATCACAGAATAGTAAATTAATCAATAGATAGACATTAAAAAAACAGCTATAGCTTCGTAACCACGCCATAACTGTTCATTTATTATTCACTTATAATTCATATTTATCACTTAGAACTCTGCTGAATTAACCGTTCTTGGGAACGCAACAACATCTCTTATATTTGACATGCCTGTAATATACATTATAGCCCTTTCAAAGCCCAATCCGAATCCGGCATGCTTTGTTCCTCCATACTTTCTTAAATCCAGGTACCACCAGTAGTCATCCTTGTGAAGTCCCATCTCTTCCATTCTCTTTTCCAGCAAGTCAAGTCTTTCTTCCCTCTGGCTTCCTCCTATTATTTCACCTACTCCCGGAACTAAAAGATCCATGGCTGCAACTGTTTTGTTGTCATCATTCATTCTCATATAGAATGCTTTTATATCCTTGGGATAGTCGGTAACAAAAACAGGCTTTTTGAATATCTGCTCTGTAAGATATCTCTCGTGTTCTGTCTGAAGATCTGATCCCCACTCTACAGGGTATTCAAATTTGTCCTTCTCTTTCTTCAAAAGCTCAATTGCCTCAGTATATGTTACATGTGCAAATTTGGAGCTTACAATATTATTAAGTCTTTCAAACAATGTATTATCAACGAAACTATTAAAGAATGCCATTTCCTCCGGTGCATTTTCCATGCAGTAGTTTATTATAAACTTCAACATGTCTTCTGCAAGTTCCATGTCATCCTGAAGGTCTGCAAAAGCAATTTCAGGCTCTACCATCCAAAATTCGGCAGCATGTCTTGCGGTATTGGAATTCTCTGCCCTGAAAGTCGGCCCGAAGGTGTATATATTTCTGAAGGCCATACAGTATGTTTCGCCTTCTAGCTGACCGCTTACTGTAAGGTTGGTTTCCTTTCCGAAGAAGTCCTTGCTGAAATCTATTTTGCCGTCTTCGGTTCTGGGTAGATTATTTGAGTCGAGGGTAGACACTC
This portion of the Pseudobacteroides sp. genome encodes:
- the asnS gene encoding asparagine--tRNA ligase, which produces MKSTMIKSLYRQAEDYVNKEITVSGWVKTLRDSKTFGFIEVNDGSFFKNLQIVFEEGSIANFKEITKMPVGSSITVQGTLVETPNAKQPFELKASSIQIEGLSTPDYPLQKKRHTFEYLRTIAHLRPRTNTFSAVFRVRSLAAYAIHKFFQERGFVYVHTPIITGSDAEGAGQMFRVSTLDSNNLPRTEDGKIDFSKDFFGKETNLTVSGQLEGETYCMAFRNIYTFGPTFRAENSNTARHAAEFWMVEPEIAFADLQDDMELAEDMLKFIINYCMENAPEEMAFFNSFVDNTLFERLNNIVSSKFAHVTYTEAIELLKKEKDKFEYPVEWGSDLQTEHERYLTEQIFKKPVFVTDYPKDIKAFYMRMNDDNKTVAAMDLLVPGVGEIIGGSQREERLDLLEKRMEEMGLHKDDYWWYLDLRKYGGTKHAGFGLGFERAIMYITGMSNIRDVVAFPRTVNSAEF